CATCGATCCTTTGGACGGAACCACGAATTTTGCGCATGGCTTCCCCTATTTCTGCGTTTCGATGGGCCTGGAGCGACGTCCTGCGGGTCTTGCTGAAAACGAAGACGGCGCGATCGTGGCTGCGGTGATCTATGAGCCGCTGCGTGATGAGATATTTCAGGCGGAACTCGGTAAGGGTGCGCGGCGGAACGGCGAGCCAATGCATGTCTCCCGCACGGCGCAGATGCAGGAGTCGCTGATTGCAACAGGCTTTCCCAGTGTGAAGCGGCACGAAAGCCCGAACATCCACTTTTACCAGCAGATCACGCTGCGGACGCATGGTGTGCGCAGGGCGGGTGCGGCGGCGGTGGACTTGGCCTACGTGGCCTGCGGACGGCTGGAGGGCTTCTGGGAGTTCAACCTGAACCCCTGGGACACAGCGGCGGGCGCACTCCTGGTGACAGAGGCCGGTGGAAAGATCACGCG
This genomic stretch from Terriglobus saanensis SP1PR4 harbors:
- a CDS encoding inositol monophosphatase family protein — encoded protein: MSEPVKFEFADAAGEIAREAGALLREYYKRGVATEYKGDVDLVTEADRASEKLITERLQAVFPGHGIFGEEGTRQQLGAEYRWYIDPLDGTTNFAHGFPYFCVSMGLERRPAGLAENEDGAIVAAVIYEPLRDEIFQAELGKGARRNGEPMHVSRTAQMQESLIATGFPSVKRHESPNIHFYQQITLRTHGVRRAGAAAVDLAYVACGRLEGFWEFNLNPWDTAAGALLVTEAGGKITRFDGSKFRLDSREVLATNGLITDELQHVFEEMFAGRGLAPIPTPAEFRERRQ